The following coding sequences lie in one Miscanthus floridulus cultivar M001 chromosome 9, ASM1932011v1, whole genome shotgun sequence genomic window:
- the LOC136482738 gene encoding disease resistance protein RGA5-like isoform X6, with product MYCIVIDDIWDEKTWEVIRNAFGDSNPRSRIIATTRNSKVSEEIGKVYRMEKLPESQSRKLLYTRTFGAEEKWPGNNDELAVVSQKILHRCDGVPLAIITIGSLLAGKQIEEWSNVYDSVGFGHGDDPQVNNMKKILSFSYYDLPCHLRTCMLYLTVYPEDSSINNDDLIYRWIAEGLVQTEEGKEPFKVGETYFLELINRGMIQPVELYGILNGCRVHDMVLHMIRNLSRDENFFAVQDSKQWSQGSDVRRLALHRAEHIEVNDRDVPKLRSFNAIWCVTDNIPPVSRFKLLRVLFLEGCRPLEGHLDTEYLGKLLHLRYLALVDTPIRQLSKKIGHLKFLQTLDLTRTGVEELPTSTKQLTKLMCLRADDKTRVPDWICELTSLAELSIQGADGDRCLIKELGKLRNLRTLCIGITLQDEGEVRGFLEALSNLEKIEAISVQTSKPFDCKDAVMQPSFVLHCNNLRVLLLFPLVFSKLPKWINPQALPKLCRLTLKLSILYQQDVEILGKFQNLCSLGLQVSGFSSKISIVGGGRFQNLRYFGVAGLCPLEFVRGAVPRLEDIWLLIPVRRIFNTSYDLGLKFGLGNISALQAVEAVLDCACCLPREVEEVEAELRHTVSIHPNRPTLQITRTREDEMVTSSDSVVERQKKRERRLGSQIAHLKTVHNAMIQEVLEMGDIKIDLNPSDAKNKVQGFHQLFSETYDRVQHKLLPVQEDTPIHDRDLAHHAPVEDIKAMEQALEILTVQYPRLAAMLDELRYMFSLQGAMPMPHVLNLNIRVFDIMVDKLGLDLGLLGKISSLQGIKAHVICDFCFPTEVEEVEAELRQAVEIHHPNNPPTLEIIRYAEDRMVKSDSDSQMLLERQKCKRTRLVDQVNHQIHLQNTLNNKVVEIVEQKTNTTLRDAAKHKEQRFREHFNAIKDRVAHELLRVYENIPNPDLKRLTEEIEDTERALQILTVEYPRLAAMLEELITALGLEAEDEDEDEVTDDKEASATSLSEEVVFAASVSETNGEEVSAASLSGREEEKKRRRRPWQSPYPTEKRRMR from the exons GTACTGCATCGTTATCGATGATATATGGGATGAAAAAACATGGGAAGTAATTAGAAATGCTTTCGGGGACAGTAATCCTAGAAGTAGAATAATTGCAACCACTCGCAATTCTAAAGTCTCTGAAGAAATTGGCAAAGTTTATAGAATGGAAAAGCTTCCAGAAAGCCAGTCAAGAAAACTATTATATACAAGAACATTTGGCGCAGAAGAAAAATGGCCAGGGAACAATGATGAATTGGCTGTGGTATCTCAAAAAATACTGCATAGATGTGATGGTGTACCACTAGCTATTATTACAATAGGCAGTTTGTTGGCTGGGAAACAAATAGAGGAGTGGTCCAATGTGTATGACTCAGTTGGTTTTGGCCATGGAGATGACCCACAAGTTAACAATATGAAGAAGATATTATCTTTCAGCTACTACGATCTACCCTGTCATCTAAGGACATGCATGTTGTATCTAACTGTGTATCCAGAAGATTCTAGTATCAACAATGATGACTTAATTTACAGGTGGATAGCTGAAGGTCTAGTCCAGACAGAAGAAGGAAAAGAGCCTTTTAAGGTAGGAGAAACCTACTTCCTTGAGCTCATAAATAGAGGCATGATCCAACCAGTGGAGCTCTATGGTATTTTAAATGGTTGTCGTGTCCATGACATGGTACTTCATATGATTCGTAATCTGTCCAGGGATGAAAACTTTTTTGCTGTGCAGGATAGTAAGCAATGGTCACAAGGAAGTGATGTCCGTCGACTAGCCTTGCACCGGGCAGAACATATTGAAGTTAATGATAGAGACGTGCCAAAACTGAGATCATTTAATGCCATATGGTGCGTTACAGACAACATCCCCCCTGTTTCGAGATTTAAATTGCTGCGTGTGTTGTTTCTAGAGGGTTGTCGTCCTCTGGAAGGTCATCTTGATACAGAGTATCTGGGGAAGTTACTTCATCTGAGGTACCTTGCACTAGTGGATACACCTATCCGTCAGCTCTCTAAAAAAATAGGGCATCTTAAGTTTCTGCAGACACTGGACTTGACTAGAACTGGGGTAGAAGAACTACCGACGAGTACGAAGCAGCTTACAAAATTAATGTGCCTACGTGCTGATGACAAGACGAGAGTGCCGGATTGGATCTGCGAGCTGACATCCTTAGCAGAGCTGTCGATCCAGGGTGCTGATGGAGACAGGTGCTTAATCAAGGAGTTGGGCAAGCTAAGAAACCTCAGGACGCTCTGCATAGGAATAACTCTGCAGGACGAAGGAGAGGTGCGGGGATTTCTAGAGGCCCTGAGTAATCTGGAAAAGATAGAAGCTATATCAGTCCAGACGTCGAAACCTTTTGACTGCAAGGACGCTGTCATGCAACCGAGTTTTGTCCTACATTGCAATAATCTCCGTGTACTGCTGTTATTCCCGTTGGTATTCTCAAAGCTGCCCAAGTGGATTAACCCTCAAGCTCTTCCCAAGCTCTGCAGGTTGACTCTGAAATTGTCTATACTGTATCAGCAGGATGTGGAAATCCTTGGCAAGTTTCAGAACCTCTGTTCTCTCGGTCTACAGGTCTCTGGTTTCTCGTCAAAAATTAGTATTGTTGGTGGTGGAAGATTCCAGAATTTGAGGTACTTCGGAGTGGCCGGACTGTGCCCACTAGAATTTGTACGGGGAGCTGTGCCAAGGCTTGAAGACATATGGTTGCTCATCCCTGTGCGTAGAATATTTAACACTAGCTATGACCTCGGTCTCAAATTTGGATTGGGAAACATCTCTGCGCTCCAGGCAGTGGAAGCTGTATTGGACTGTGCCTGTTGCCTCCCTAGGGAGGTGGAGGAAGTGGAGGCTGAGTTGAGGCACACAGTCAGCATCCACCCCAACCGTCCAACCCTTCAAATCACTAGAACACGTGAAGACGAAATGGTGACCTCCTCAGATTCAGTGGTGGAACGACAAAAAAAGAGG GAGCGCAGACTAGGGTCACAAATTGCTCATCTGAAGACTGTTCATAACGCAATGATCCAGGAGGTGCTCGAGATGGGCGACATCAAAATTGACTTGAATCCCAGTGATGCAAAAAATAAG GTGCAAGGATTTCATCAGCTATTCTCCGAGACATATGACCGCGTGCAGCACAAGCTACTTCCCGTGCAAGAAGATACACCTATACATGATCGTGACCTCGCACATCACGCTCCT GTGGAGGATATCAAGGCTATGGAACAGGCATTGGAGATACTCACCGTCCAATATCCACGACTCGCTGCAATGCTGGACGAACTGAGATATATGTTCAGCCTGCAG GGAGCTATGCCAATGCCTCATGTCTTGAACCTGAACATCCGTGTGTTTGACATTATGGTCGACAAGCTGGGTCTTGACCTAGGATTATTAGGAAAGATCTCATCACTGCAGGGAATCAAGGCTCACGTCATCTGTGACTTTTGCTTCCCAACGGAAGTGGAGGAAGTGGAGGCCGAGCTGAGGCAGGCAGTCGAGATCCACCACCCTAACAACCCTCCAACGCTTGAGATCATAAGATACGCTGAAGATAGAATGGTAAAGTCTGATTCAGATTCGCAGATGTTGTTGGAACGACAAAAATGCAAG AGGACACGACTCGTCGACCAAGTTAATCATCAGATACACCTTCAAAACACACTGAACAATAAGGTAGTCGAGATTGTTGAGCAGAAAACTAATACGACTCTCCGGGATGCTGCAAAACATAAG GAGCAACGATTTCGTGAGCACTTCAATGCCATCAAAGACCGTGTGGCTCATGAACTACTTCGGGTGTATGAAAATATACCTAATCCTGACCTCAAAAGATTG ACGGAAGAAATTGAGGATACGGAACGAGCGCTCCAGATACTTACGGTTGAATATCCACGGCTGGCTGCAATGCTGGAGGAACTGATAACTGCACTCGGCCTGGAG gcagaggatgaggatgaggatgaggtcaCGGACGACAAGGAGGCCTCGGCAACCTCACTATCCGAGGAGGTGGTCTTTGCAGCCTCAGTGTCTGAAACAAATGGGGAGGAGGTCTCAGCAGCTTCACTTTCTggcagagaagaggagaagaagagaaggaggaggcctTGGCAATCTCCCTATCCGACAGAAAAGAGGAGGATGAGGTAA